A region from the Halanaeroarchaeum sulfurireducens genome encodes:
- a CDS encoding TFIIB-type zinc ribbon-containing protein, translating into MPCSECGHLLLVNHDAEKLVCPNCLGLEIEDRDIVEEKAERDRDLLQDENLVQLLEDYSKDHLLLYLIERLNKVSYDFYENRRLNMKEFAYINYLINIVYPVDKNEFGNQHLERGEEPDDDIDTLLSTQAKLVMALNHVEDRFRLCLEYSVPMRDGKFLFADYDLRDTEYRYCFQRCLRSLIGGREEDVELFDKTHQEIRDFDRPSSDEIDTLEDFGDTFYGFILSMLFVASADSIVGDIYGTSLPDHVSVFDLTELFDRLDGQFITEEGDVALQDSTLAWTNEDGLTQAGEATFGDDWEEVRDYIVVGKDNLDAHPFLFELSITDVYYQQPGRPPMTRKLTRFVYPRWYAKLLRFQIFPLLQNGEKPSSHEILNTVSTRRGEAFEENLYEYLSGQGFECYHSAEIPGENSSEIDLLVVNDAEGELWFIECKYLMPELLMRTAEGVEALNGKFDHKVFNIEADGYEGSPTGLPFPEKVDTWLALDPGDRFTAQDEQGEKTEHEFQDDWQDLTVRKLVVSNLVPSYVEKNGVEFRTDMELLEMIEDEDRVFTVKH; encoded by the coding sequence ATGCCATGTTCTGAATGCGGCCATCTTCTTCTCGTTAACCATGACGCCGAGAAACTGGTGTGCCCGAACTGTCTCGGTCTCGAGATCGAGGACCGGGACATCGTCGAAGAAAAGGCCGAACGCGACCGAGATCTACTGCAGGATGAGAACCTAGTCCAACTCCTCGAAGATTACAGTAAAGACCACCTGCTTCTCTATCTGATTGAACGGCTCAACAAGGTCTCGTACGACTTCTATGAGAACCGCCGACTGAACATGAAGGAGTTCGCGTACATCAACTACCTGATCAATATCGTCTATCCGGTAGACAAAAACGAGTTCGGGAACCAACATCTGGAGCGAGGCGAAGAGCCTGATGACGATATCGATACCCTCCTCTCTACGCAGGCAAAACTCGTCATGGCGCTCAACCACGTCGAAGACCGATTCAGACTCTGCCTCGAATATTCGGTCCCGATGAGGGACGGGAAGTTCCTGTTTGCCGACTACGATCTCCGTGACACAGAATACCGGTACTGCTTCCAGAGATGCCTAAGAAGCCTAATCGGTGGCAGGGAGGAAGATGTCGAACTCTTCGACAAAACGCACCAGGAGATTCGTGACTTTGACCGGCCGTCGAGCGATGAAATAGACACGTTGGAAGACTTCGGCGACACCTTCTATGGATTCATCCTCTCAATGCTCTTTGTCGCGTCGGCAGACAGTATCGTCGGGGATATCTACGGTACGTCGCTTCCCGACCACGTATCGGTTTTTGACCTCACAGAGCTTTTCGACCGGCTCGACGGGCAGTTTATCACCGAGGAGGGTGATGTCGCGCTGCAGGACAGCACGCTCGCGTGGACGAATGAGGACGGACTCACACAGGCCGGAGAGGCCACCTTCGGCGACGACTGGGAGGAGGTCCGGGACTATATTGTCGTCGGTAAGGACAACCTCGATGCTCACCCCTTCCTTTTCGAGCTCTCAATCACGGATGTCTATTACCAGCAACCAGGGCGTCCACCGATGACGCGGAAACTCACCCGGTTCGTCTATCCACGGTGGTACGCCAAGTTGCTGCGGTTCCAGATCTTCCCGCTGCTCCAGAATGGCGAGAAGCCCAGCAGCCATGAGATCCTGAACACGGTCTCCACTCGACGGGGGGAAGCGTTTGAGGAGAACCTGTACGAGTACCTATCCGGACAGGGCTTCGAGTGCTACCACAGCGCGGAGATACCTGGGGAGAACTCGTCTGAGATCGACCTGCTCGTCGTGAACGACGCGGAAGGCGAACTCTGGTTCATCGAATGCAAATATCTGATGCCAGAGCTATTGATGAGGACTGCTGAGGGCGTAGAGGCCCTAAATGGCAAGTTCGACCACAAGGTCTTCAACATCGAGGCAGACGGGTATGAGGGATCGCCGACCGGATTACCCTTCCCCGAAAAGGTAGATACCTGGCTCGCCCTGGATCCGGGTGACCGGTTTACTGCGCAAGACGAGCAGGGCGAGAAGACCGAACACGAGTTTCAGGACGACTGGCAGGATCTGACAGTGCGGAAACTCGTGGTGTCGAACCTCGTTCCGTCCTACGTCGAGAAGAATGGGGTGGAGTTCAGGACAGATATGGAGCTGCTAGAGATGATCGAAGACGAGGACCGCGTGTTCACGGTAAAGCACTAG
- a CDS encoding acyl-CoA dehydrogenase: protein MSNFKSGSGNLDFGESDEEPSENDVVDQSETAEKSAEAEADSQKQASADIEDTDHDIAGGQSVEASSTKGGSATTGGQSSTGQTYPYFVRRSNVGDERDTRLELHVRDTVADQEAEFRANLADELGTSEVSKTDAREFALLAAFHHPERVAELMEDEGFNDLV, encoded by the coding sequence ATGAGTAATTTCAAGTCCGGCTCCGGAAACCTCGATTTCGGGGAGAGCGACGAAGAACCAAGCGAGAATGATGTCGTCGACCAATCGGAAACGGCCGAAAAGAGCGCAGAGGCAGAGGCAGATTCACAGAAGCAGGCATCAGCAGACATCGAAGATACGGACCACGACATTGCTGGTGGGCAGTCTGTCGAAGCAAGTAGCACCAAGGGAGGTAGCGCAACAACTGGAGGCCAGAGTTCTACGGGCCAGACGTATCCGTATTTCGTCAGGCGGAGTAATGTCGGCGACGAGCGTGATACCCGCCTGGAGCTCCATGTAAGGGATACGGTGGCCGACCAGGAAGCGGAGTTCCGGGCGAACCTCGCGGACGAACTCGGTACGAGTGAGGTGTCGAAAACGGATGCACGAGAGTTTGCCCTGCTTGCTGCGTTCCACCATCCGGAACGTGTGGCTGAACTGATGGAGGACGAAGGATTCAATGATCTCGTCTAG
- a CDS encoding DUF7837 family putative zinc-binding protein, which translates to MNHSMSTQHASRLGTCPHCHTVITASHILIEYETSDGQEAVWAECHGCREVVDPA; encoded by the coding sequence ATGAATCACAGCATGTCCACACAGCACGCGTCCCGGCTCGGCACCTGCCCGCACTGCCACACCGTGATTACTGCGTCTCATATCCTGATCGAGTACGAAACCAGCGACGGCCAGGAAGCCGTGTGGGCCGAATGCCATGGATGCCGGGAGGTCGTGGATCCGGCATGA
- the ftsZ gene encoding cell division protein FtsZ encodes MNGSDEKGTIMNVRIPPSLASRLEEVPQERGFKNKSEFVRTAIRDALNPPEELSDDVLSEIANSREQVEEGETTPLAEIMKGSNDSPIEDQQKSFFSDIATEGSLGKLESLFTGTYKNGTTNLDVLAIGCGNAGSNTIHRLTNIGTGNIETLAVNTDREHLKHVNADTKLLIGTDLAQGMGAAGDPDIGKQAAQSAEESIKQVIGDTDIVFITAGLGGGTGTGTAPVIAELVSEMGALAIGLVSTPFNVEQARQHKAQEGIEQLRSKCDTVIIFDNNLLLEYIPNLPIGKAFSVMDQILAESMESLIGTFSENALVDIDFGDFKTVVQRGDVGGILIGEGSLDNPEHIIEQTLQHPLINADISSASKGLVQITGSEQMSLNEAEDIVEGVIHRMSDDASLIWGAQIDPKMGDKVRVMVMLTDLNYVNEKSLTYATSDEPSEDVELLSESIPLEGNELRA; translated from the coding sequence ATGAACGGGAGCGATGAAAAAGGTACGATTATGAATGTTCGGATCCCTCCGTCGCTTGCCTCTCGACTTGAAGAAGTGCCACAAGAGAGAGGTTTCAAAAACAAATCAGAATTCGTTCGAACTGCTATCAGGGATGCGCTTAATCCACCCGAAGAACTCTCTGATGACGTTCTTTCCGAGATTGCTAATAGTAGGGAACAAGTTGAGGAAGGGGAGACGACACCACTCGCCGAGATTATGAAAGGATCGAATGATTCGCCCATAGAGGATCAGCAGAAATCCTTCTTTTCAGATATTGCAACGGAGGGTTCACTCGGAAAACTAGAATCATTATTTACTGGCACGTACAAAAACGGTACAACGAATCTTGATGTACTCGCTATTGGCTGTGGAAATGCAGGAAGCAATACAATCCACCGACTCACGAATATTGGTACAGGAAATATTGAAACCTTAGCAGTCAATACAGATCGCGAACATCTAAAACATGTAAATGCAGATACCAAGCTTTTAATCGGAACTGATCTTGCTCAAGGAATGGGTGCTGCGGGAGATCCAGACATCGGTAAGCAAGCGGCGCAAAGTGCAGAAGAGTCTATAAAACAAGTAATTGGGGATACGGATATTGTCTTCATTACCGCTGGTCTCGGAGGTGGGACAGGAACTGGTACCGCACCAGTTATTGCAGAATTAGTTTCGGAGATGGGGGCCTTAGCAATTGGCTTAGTATCTACCCCATTCAACGTTGAACAAGCACGTCAGCATAAAGCACAGGAGGGAATTGAACAACTCCGTTCAAAATGTGACACCGTGATAATTTTCGATAACAATCTCCTACTCGAGTATATACCCAATCTTCCAATTGGAAAAGCGTTCTCTGTAATGGATCAAATACTCGCAGAAAGTATGGAAAGCCTCATCGGAACCTTCTCTGAGAACGCTCTCGTTGATATTGACTTTGGTGATTTCAAGACGGTCGTTCAACGGGGTGATGTCGGGGGGATTCTAATTGGAGAGGGTAGCTTGGATAACCCTGAGCATATTATTGAGCAAACCCTCCAGCATCCTTTGATCAATGCAGATATTAGTTCCGCATCCAAAGGATTGGTTCAAATTACAGGCTCTGAACAAATGAGTCTAAACGAGGCTGAAGATATCGTTGAAGGAGTGATTCATCGCATGTCCGATGATGCAAGCTTAATTTGGGGGGCGCAAATTGATCCGAAGATGGGAGATAAAGTTCGGGTCATGGTAATGTTAACAGACCTTAATTACGTCAATGAAAAGTCCCTTACTTATGCCACTAGTGATGAACCTTCTGAAGACGTTGAACTACTCTCTGAAAGTATCCCTCTTGAGGGAAACGAGTTAAGGGCCTAG
- a CDS encoding DUF6610 family protein, protein MGFLHRHPYATDAYELGYAVGHREDYEYLTRDYPNVDLPTIILDNDFRDPDIGRYLDQFDTYDPSVAILGDAYTPAEAEGFNAVVEQLRDEFSHKEYVVVPKCGRAFDILDRDTVLGYPMGYSDVEADDYSEREDWRGRKVHLLGASPPKQYAVMQELTQPNLRDDPPANIVGVDWNGPHKMAYLGEYWSRDGWQPADHLSIRNTVRKSLEEIKQYWQDRGVWPETEPIDLYGPAVEEPNELIYMDQGGDPIGTREDLEAAYVERYEEYGRIAFLSEHAKKRWEYYEGLTLAD, encoded by the coding sequence ATCGGATTCCTCCACCGACACCCGTATGCGACTGACGCCTACGAACTCGGGTACGCGGTCGGGCACCGCGAGGACTACGAATACCTTACCCGGGACTATCCGAATGTCGATCTACCGACCATCATCCTCGACAACGACTTCCGCGACCCTGACATCGGCCGGTACCTTGACCAGTTCGACACATACGATCCGTCCGTCGCCATACTCGGTGACGCGTACACTCCAGCTGAAGCAGAGGGGTTCAACGCGGTTGTCGAGCAGCTTCGCGACGAGTTCTCGCACAAGGAGTACGTTGTGGTCCCGAAGTGCGGGCGGGCGTTCGACATCCTCGATCGAGACACGGTTCTGGGCTACCCGATGGGCTACAGCGACGTAGAGGCCGACGATTATTCCGAACGCGAGGACTGGCGCGGTCGCAAGGTCCACCTGCTCGGTGCATCCCCTCCGAAACAGTACGCGGTGATGCAGGAGCTGACACAGCCAAACCTGCGGGACGACCCGCCGGCGAACATCGTCGGTGTGGACTGGAATGGGCCGCACAAGATGGCGTACCTCGGCGAGTACTGGAGCCGTGACGGCTGGCAACCCGCCGATCACCTGTCCATCCGTAATACCGTCCGAAAAAGCCTGGAGGAGATCAAGCAGTACTGGCAGGACCGGGGCGTGTGGCCGGAGACGGAGCCGATCGACCTGTACGGACCGGCAGTTGAAGAACCGAATGAACTGATCTACATGGACCAAGGCGGCGACCCGATCGGGACGCGGGAAGACCTGGAGGCCGCGTACGTCGAACGGTATGAGGAGTACGGCAGGATAGCGTTCTTGTCGGAGCACGCGAAGAAGCGCTGGGAGTACTACGAGGGGTTGACGCTGGCGGACTGA
- a CDS encoding zinc ribbon domain-containing protein has translation MTATIVDGLKQLVGRGRDTVMYECRHCGTTVDHDADRCPRCDATAIARYHV, from the coding sequence ATGACGGCCACCATCGTCGACGGGCTGAAACAGCTCGTCGGCCGCGGCCGTGACACCGTCATGTACGAGTGCCGCCACTGCGGGACGACCGTCGATCACGACGCTGACCGCTGTCCACGGTGCGATGCGACCGCTATTGCCCGGTATCACGTTTAA
- a CDS encoding type II toxin-antitoxin system RelE family toxin — translation MADIEFTDKARAQLNELEDETSERILNKLKEVQDWPGHYLERLQGYPFYKIRVGDYRVIVDWEKEEKAIYVHNVGHRRNVYK, via the coding sequence ATGGCCGATATTGAATTTACAGATAAGGCCAGAGCCCAACTAAATGAATTAGAAGACGAAACTTCAGAAAGAATATTAAATAAACTTAAAGAGGTTCAAGACTGGCCAGGCCACTATCTGGAAAGACTCCAAGGGTACCCCTTTTATAAAATTCGAGTGGGAGATTACCGGGTTATTGTTGACTGGGAGAAAGAAGAAAAAGCGATCTATGTACATAATGTCGGTCATCGACGAAATGTATATAAATAG
- a CDS encoding ParA family protein: MITTVVYSESGGTYKTTMTANIAVALERMGKNTLVIDLDPQEGNLTSLFDVGQYRNDPDADNLVKHILDMPDGDFHDLIESTEESVDIIPSHDMLGDFTSNLEQKISYETGMQNISREEYPRFKLLYELLWKKQQLNEEYDAVLIDPNARAEDLLYNAIFAMRTLVAPVKPAGKGNLSLEGLEELVGNMEDQLDIEIGLSCVVPSGVGQTNAHQQYREQFEKTDAFATPVTIGDRESLMDAMWEARGSAFKVVEERWKTFEQDGAMVSEPGHRRVRDREIDTLRKLYELARFIAVDTFGADVDPVLELEFQDEETRRIDLADKDPVEVSYT; the protein is encoded by the coding sequence ATGATAACGACTGTAGTCTACTCCGAGTCCGGTGGAACGTACAAGACGACGATGACGGCCAACATCGCCGTCGCACTGGAACGGATGGGGAAGAATACCCTCGTCATCGACCTCGATCCTCAGGAGGGCAATTTAACGAGCCTCTTTGATGTCGGTCAGTATCGAAACGATCCCGATGCAGACAACCTGGTCAAGCATATTCTCGATATGCCGGACGGTGACTTCCACGACCTAATTGAGTCCACTGAGGAGAGCGTGGATATCATCCCGAGTCACGACATGCTTGGGGATTTCACATCCAATCTTGAGCAGAAGATTTCCTACGAAACGGGAATGCAGAACATTAGCCGGGAGGAATACCCACGGTTCAAGCTCTTGTATGAGCTTCTCTGGAAGAAACAACAACTAAACGAAGAATACGATGCAGTCCTTATTGATCCAAACGCACGCGCAGAAGACCTCCTCTATAACGCGATTTTCGCGATGCGGACGCTCGTTGCGCCCGTGAAACCGGCCGGGAAGGGGAATCTGAGTCTGGAAGGCCTCGAGGAACTCGTCGGCAATATGGAGGACCAACTGGACATCGAAATCGGGTTGTCCTGCGTCGTCCCATCAGGAGTCGGCCAAACGAACGCCCACCAACAGTACCGCGAACAGTTCGAAAAGACGGACGCGTTCGCTACACCGGTAACAATCGGGGACCGGGAGAGCCTCATGGACGCCATGTGGGAAGCGCGAGGGTCAGCGTTCAAGGTTGTCGAGGAGCGGTGGAAAACATTCGAACAGGACGGCGCAATGGTAAGTGAACCCGGCCATCGACGGGTCCGGGACAGGGAAATCGATACACTACGGAAGTTGTACGAGCTCGCCCGATTCATCGCCGTCGATACCTTCGGAGCCGACGTTGATCCGGTACTAGAACTTGAATTCCAAGATGAGGAGACACGGAGAATTGATCTGGCGGACAAAGACCCGGTGGAGGTGAGCTACACATGA
- a CDS encoding tyrosine-type recombinase/integrase, whose product MPDRALSTPLADSFERYLQDKGKGRGSDGGNYRRNAARELERFAKWAAGDRGDDDWTGIVPNDANDVDREPTFEDLDERVFREYARHLSGDRGLKQNTVQTYYRYISAWCGWCVNEGYLEAHYAQRASAMAPLPEDDGRKPGDQQAWTSEQRHALTRHVDERARDAIETYTTIPEDTDPLDRQRARYTALKTARDRAFVFVLAYTAVRVGELLRDPNDPRRRGVRWEDLSIDDGSMDVYRKKQQWDAASLPDPVIAPLRSYRKLMDPPTERWPVFPTFDQRTLATLVQDKLADRGERPDAIDERREECARDLLLALDEDVRPPSITTDGARSILQRLSEAAEIDIDHPKHDYLAPHGGRRGMGEVLVRAFGYTVAARYLDNSEEMVRERYSHIEAGELGDVATEALAEIDGSTTVASRVED is encoded by the coding sequence ATGCCTGACCGGGCACTCTCTACGCCGCTCGCCGACAGCTTCGAGCGCTACCTCCAGGACAAGGGGAAAGGCCGCGGTAGCGACGGCGGGAACTACCGACGGAACGCTGCGCGCGAACTCGAGCGGTTTGCCAAGTGGGCTGCCGGCGACCGCGGTGATGACGACTGGACAGGGATCGTCCCCAATGACGCCAATGACGTCGACCGAGAGCCGACATTCGAGGACCTCGACGAACGCGTCTTCCGGGAGTACGCCCGGCATCTCAGCGGAGATCGGGGACTCAAGCAGAACACGGTACAAACCTATTACCGCTATATCTCTGCGTGGTGTGGCTGGTGCGTCAACGAGGGCTACCTCGAGGCGCACTACGCTCAGCGGGCGAGTGCGATGGCTCCACTTCCCGAAGACGACGGCCGCAAGCCCGGCGACCAGCAGGCCTGGACATCCGAGCAGCGGCACGCCCTCACCCGGCACGTCGACGAGCGAGCCCGTGACGCCATCGAGACGTACACGACAATCCCCGAAGATACCGACCCCCTCGACAGACAGCGAGCGCGCTACACGGCGCTGAAGACGGCCCGTGACCGCGCCTTTGTGTTCGTCCTTGCGTACACAGCTGTCCGGGTTGGCGAACTCCTTCGGGACCCGAACGACCCGCGCCGGCGCGGGGTCAGGTGGGAGGACCTCTCGATCGACGACGGGAGTATGGATGTCTACCGGAAGAAACAGCAGTGGGACGCAGCGAGCCTCCCTGATCCGGTGATCGCTCCACTTCGGAGCTATCGAAAGCTGATGGATCCACCGACGGAACGCTGGCCGGTGTTCCCGACGTTCGACCAACGGACGCTTGCAACACTCGTGCAGGATAAGCTGGCTGACCGAGGGGAACGCCCGGATGCGATCGACGAGCGACGTGAAGAATGCGCGCGTGACCTCTTGCTGGCGCTCGACGAGGACGTTCGGCCGCCGTCGATCACGACGGATGGAGCACGGTCGATTCTCCAGCGACTTTCAGAAGCTGCGGAGATCGATATCGACCATCCGAAGCACGACTATCTCGCACCCCACGGCGGTCGACGCGGGATGGGTGAAGTCCTTGTCCGCGCGTTCGGGTACACGGTCGCTGCCCGGTATCTTGACAACTCGGAGGAAATGGTCCGCGAACGGTACTCCCATATCGAGGCCGGCGAGCTGGGTGACGTTGCGACCGAAGCACTTGCCGAAATCGATGGCTCGACGACTGTTGCGTCGCGGGTAGAAGACTGA
- a CDS encoding tyrosine-type recombinase/integrase, with amino-acid sequence MSDRQLEPISPKEAIDWYLEHRHDELREATRRTHRSGLNIFRTWAEEEGLDNLNDLSGRNLVAFKTWRKSETDLNTVRLNGTLGVVQRFLRFCETIEAIDEGLAEKVPLPNVPPGEEVKTEVPEDEQVKAIRDYYDRFEYGSRRHAEFELIAEVGIRLGAVRAIDIEDVDLERLVIHLQHRPENPDVYGTPMKNGFDGERIINISPGLTQLLDDYISHNRNGATDQFDRNPLFTSYRGRVSTTTIRRDFYKLSRPCEYEPGCSHGREVEECEATHSKQAQSCPSSFTTHPLRKWSIMSQLDAGVSKEILSDRVDVSVPILDKHYDQRSEERKSIRRREELEANLEQYAMTDGGQVIEENDEG; translated from the coding sequence GTGAGCGACCGCCAGCTGGAGCCCATCTCCCCGAAAGAAGCAATCGATTGGTACCTCGAGCACAGGCACGACGAACTCCGAGAGGCCACCAGGCGAACCCACCGCTCGGGGCTCAATATTTTCCGCACCTGGGCTGAGGAAGAGGGACTCGACAACCTGAACGATCTGTCCGGGCGGAACCTCGTCGCGTTCAAGACCTGGCGAAAGTCCGAAACCGATCTCAATACGGTGAGACTCAATGGCACACTCGGGGTCGTTCAGCGTTTCCTCCGATTTTGCGAAACGATCGAAGCTATCGATGAGGGGTTGGCCGAAAAAGTCCCGCTTCCCAACGTCCCACCGGGAGAGGAGGTCAAGACCGAGGTCCCCGAAGACGAGCAAGTAAAAGCGATTCGCGATTACTATGATCGGTTCGAGTATGGCTCGCGCCGGCACGCGGAATTCGAACTGATTGCAGAGGTCGGCATCAGACTCGGGGCGGTTCGAGCTATCGATATCGAAGACGTGGATCTGGAGAGATTGGTCATTCACCTACAGCATCGTCCCGAAAATCCGGACGTGTATGGAACACCAATGAAGAACGGGTTCGATGGTGAGCGAATTATCAATATCTCGCCTGGGTTGACGCAGCTGCTGGACGATTATATCAGCCACAATCGCAATGGGGCAACCGATCAGTTCGACCGGAATCCGTTGTTCACATCGTACAGAGGGCGAGTGTCGACGACGACAATTCGACGCGACTTCTACAAGCTCTCACGACCCTGTGAGTACGAACCTGGATGTTCCCATGGGCGAGAGGTAGAGGAGTGCGAGGCAACGCACAGCAAGCAAGCGCAGTCCTGCCCTTCGTCCTTCACGACTCACCCGCTGCGGAAGTGGTCGATTATGTCGCAATTGGATGCTGGTGTCTCGAAGGAGATTCTAAGTGATCGGGTTGATGTTTCGGTTCCGATTTTGGATAAGCACTACGACCAACGGAGTGAGGAGCGGAAGTCCATCCGGCGGCGGGAAGAGTTAGAAGCCAATTTGGAACAATATGCGATGACGGATGGGGGCCAGGTGATTGAGGAAAATGATGAAGGCTGA